In a genomic window of Octopus bimaculoides isolate UCB-OBI-ISO-001 chromosome 25, ASM119413v2, whole genome shotgun sequence:
- the LOC128250796 gene encoding collagen alpha-1(XII) chain-like, which produces MWLRTLILLTLAISAFGMSAKNKYGIHLEKKVEICKNMKADIVLIIDGSNSIGETKFDQQIEFLKSFVGYFAIGKNDVRFGAVTFGNKVIMGNTFGLSQYTNKNRLEERVSQINFRQDDGSSTQTNLAIKYARETLFKDTRHYAKKIAIVITDGESTDSLKTKEEASEMRKDGIVILAIGVGKNASKEELLTITGKENYVFEIDEYSKLKTIKKELTKLACKGMYILIILYSYHLKILYYVFIILYSYILMFL; this is translated from the exons ATGTGGCTTCGAACTTTAATTTTGCTAACCTTGGCCATTTCGGCG TTTGGAATGTCTGCGAAAAACAAATATGGTATACACCTCGAGAAGAAAGTTGAAA TTTGTAAGAACATGAAAGCTGATATTGTGCTCATAATTGATGGTTCTAACAGTATTGGCGAGACAAAATTCGATCAacaaatagaatttctgaaaagtTTTGTTGGTTATTTCGCAATCGGAAAGAATGATGTGCGATTTGGTGCCGTAACGTTTGGCAATAAGGTTATTATGGGTAACACTTTCGGTTTGTCTCAATACACCAATAAAAATCGACTGGAGGAGCGTGTATCCCAGATCAATTTCAGACAAGATGACGGTTCAAGTACACAAACGAATTTAGCCATCAAATATGCTCGCGAAACGCTGTTCAAAGACACCCGACATTATGCAAAGAAAATAGCTATTGTGATCACAGATGGGGAATCGACAGATTCgctgaaaacaaaagaagaagcgAGTGAGATGAGGAAAGATGGAATAGTGATATTGGCCATAGGTGTGGGAAAAAATGCTTCAAAGGAAGAATTACTTACAATCACTggtaaagaaaattatgtttttgaGATCGATGAATATTCCAAGTTGAAAACCATTAAAAAGGAACTGACAAAGTTAGCCTGTAAaggtatgtatattcttataatcTTATATTCTTATCATCTTAAAATcttatattatgtttttataatctTATATTCTTACATTCTTATGTTCCTATAA